The Leptospira sp. WS39.C2 genome contains a region encoding:
- a CDS encoding deaminase has product MDFYESFLERYKVELSKFQNEIPSYSEIITKAGDLVSSSFNSVERTLNPTKHSEILAIEKALSFVDGRYLADHILLTALEPCLLCTGAILRVKLPEVVYFVPAKPGEGISSYTTESIYLLNHFPKCTLIPQSEIKFEFLSFFKEKR; this is encoded by the coding sequence GTGGATTTCTATGAATCGTTTTTAGAACGATACAAAGTAGAACTTTCCAAATTCCAAAACGAAATTCCCTCTTATTCAGAGATTATCACAAAAGCTGGAGACTTAGTTTCCTCTTCGTTTAATTCCGTAGAACGAACATTAAATCCTACAAAACACAGTGAAATTTTAGCCATTGAAAAAGCTCTGTCTTTTGTCGATGGCCGTTACCTCGCAGATCACATCCTTCTGACAGCCCTTGAGCCATGTTTACTTTGTACTGGAGCCATCCTCCGAGTTAAACTTCCAGAAGTGGTTTATTTTGTACCTGCAAAACCAGGGGAAGGAATCTCTTCATACACAACGGAATCCATTTATCTCTTGAACCATTTTCCGAAGTGCACACTCATACCACAGTCTGAGATAAAATTTGAATTTCTTAGTTTTTTCAAAGAGAAAAGGTAG